A stretch of DNA from Spirosoma endbachense:
TTCCAGACGGAGTTTATCGAGTTGTTCTTTTAACGTACGACTTTCGTTTACCGACGCTTTTTCGGTTTCCCACTTGGCTTTTAGACTGTTACGCTGTTCGCTAAGGTCTTCAATCTGCTTATTTAGCAGCGTTTCTTTCTCTCTGTCGTTTTCACGACGAATAGCCTCCCGTTCAATTTCCAATTGCATGATGCGCCGATTCAACTCGTCGAGTTCTTCAGGCACGGAGTCCATTTCGAGCCGAAGTTTAGCGGCCGCTTCGTCCATAAGATCAATGGCTTTGTCGGGCAGAAAACGGTCAGTAATGTAGCGAGTCGAGAGTTCAACGGCAGCAATGACCGCGTCGTCTTTGATCCGAACGCCGTGGTGTAATTCGTATTTTTCCTTGATACCGCGAAGAATAGATATAGCGTCGGGCATGTCAGGTTCATCGACCATTACGGCCTGGAACCGTCGTTCGAGCGCCTTGTCTTTCTCGATGTATTTCTGGTATTCCTTGAGTGTTGTCGCCCCAATAGTATGGAGTTCACCGCGCGACAGCGCTGGTTTCAGGAGGTTGGCTGCGTCCATAGCGCCTTCTCCACCGGCACCCGCGCCAATGAGCGTGTGAATCTCGTCAATAAAGAGAATAATCTGTCCATCGGAGTCGGTTACCTCTTTGATGACGGATTTTAGCCGTTCTTCGAATTCGCCTTTATATTTGGCACCCGCAATAAGGAGGCCCATGTCGAGCGAGACGAGTGTTTTAGATTTCAGGTTTTCAGGAACGTCGCCTGATACGATGCGTTGGGCAAGCCCTTCAACAATGGCGGTTTTACCGACGCCCGGCTCACCGAGCAGAATCGGGTTGTTTTTGGTCCGGCGGCTCAGAATCTGGAGCACACGTCGGATTTCTTCGTCTCGGCCAATCACCGGATCGATCTTACCCATGCGGGCGCGTTCGTTCAGGTTAACGCTGTACCGTTCGAGCGATTGGTACGTTGCCTCGGCGTTTTGATTTTTCACGGAATTTCCTTTTCTAAGTTCGTTAATAGCCGCTTTCGTTTGCTTTTCGCTGAAACCGGCATCTTTCAATAAGGTTGCAATTTGATCCTTACCTCCCATAAGACCAAGTAACATCAGCTCAACGCTCACGAATTCGTCGCCAAATTCTTTGGTGTAGTTGCTGGCTTTGGCCAGTGCTGCGGCTGTGTCATTACTGAGGTACACACTACCATTGCCCCCAGAAACTTTAGGATATGTGGTCAGAATGGCCTGGAGGGCACTACTTGTATTGGGTAAATTGATGTCAAGCTTTTTGGCAATGAAACCAATCACGTTTTCGTCTTCTGAAAGAATAGCCTGGAGCAGATGCCCCGTTTCGATGGCTTGCTGGCCGTTGCCGAGGGCAATCTCCGATGCCTTCTGAACGACCTCCTGTGCTTTTACGGTGTAATTTTTAAAGTCCATGTCAGTATCAGGTTAGGTTGCTACTGTATGCCTATACGTTAACAAATCACGGGCCGAGGTGTTTTTTCGGACATTTTGGCGGAAAAAACACTGTTTCTTGCCAATAAAGAGACAAAATGGCAAGAATAGGCTAATAAAGCCAAAAGCCGCCCTGTTTTCACAAAGCGGCTTTCCATTCGTTTTCTATTGGCTAATCCAGACTTTCGGCTTCTATGGGTTTCATCCGTTCCCGTACAATTTCGGCCTGGTGCGGTTCTGACGTTTCGATTTGTTCCGCAACTACTTCGGCTTCAGCATCGTGAACAACGATTCGATCATAGTCATGGAACTTGCCTTTAGGGAGCCAGTAAGCTAATAAGCCTACATAAGCGGCTGCGAGGCACGCAGCTGCCCAGCCAACAACCGGTTGTTTGTTCCATTGGCGAGTGGCAATGCCACCAAAACCGGCTACAAATGGTACCATATACCACGGGTCATTGAGCCGTCGGGCAATAAAGTAACCTGCTCCGGCTGTGGCGCTTAAAATGCCAGCGGCAACCGGTTCGTCCCGTTCTTCGTCGGGCTTCCAGCCACCGATAGTCAATAATGTATTCGGAGTGCCAACAACCGTAGCCGCTGTCAGCCAGCCCGCATAAAGGCTTACGGGAATACGAAGGTATTTTTCAGGAACAGGCACATCCGTTTTGCCAATCTCCAGACTGTGGTGGAGGGCTAATGCAGCGGGCAAATTAAACTTAGTAATCAGATCGGAGATAACGATGCTTTGCGGATCATTCTGCGAAAAGAAACGACCGAAAAGGGCATTAAGCGTCCAACTGGATAACCACCACGGGAGTGCTTTCGTATAGCGGGGATTGTATTCCTGAGAAGGTAGCGCCTGATGAACAAGCAGGGCACCTAATCCTGAATAAATCGTTGACCAGACTACGCCAAAAGCCCAGCCTGCCGGAACGATCATATTTTTCTCGAAGACATCCTGGTATTCGACCGGAACGTCGTACTCATATTCTGAGCCATCGGGGTTGTCCTGCTGGCGTTCCCGACTCTGCTGACGGGATTTACTGCTTGATAGTGTTGTGTAAAGTATACTGCCAACCGCAAATGCAGCCGTGGCAATACGCCAAAACGATGAATTTTTCATGACAGAGTTTTATTAGGAACACAAAGCGCAGCAGGAAGTCAGGTTCACAAAAGAGGTAATTCAGTTGATAGCTTATTTCCTTGTGAGCCTGACTTTCTGGCGTACTAAAAAAGTGCTGGATTGATCCAGTTAACAGAATTTATACTCAGGAAGCATGACACGCTTTACTGAACCGGCCTTCGGTTATGCAGCGACCTCTTCTTCTACTTCTTCCTCCCTCGGGACAAGTTGTTCTGCCTTTGATCTGGCCGTCTGATAAACATCAACGACGGAATCTAAAACGGATGACAGGCTATCGGATACCGACGATAACGCATCAGATAGGGCATTCCCCGCAGATTTGGCCTTGTACCGGTAGCGTGCTTTGTCAACAGCGCTGGTATTGTTATAGGCAACTGCCAAAGCAATACCGGCCAGCACCGCAATGCCGAAACCAATTCCCCAGGTCAAAGCTGATGATTTATCGTCCTGATTTTCAGGCTCCGGCTGTGGTTTCTGCGACATTTTGCCGTGCATAAGCGAAGCCAGTGCTTCCTGAGGGGCAACGTAGGCCAATACCTCATACGATTTGTTTTTCAAGCCACCCGGAACAACTTTAGCTTTACCAGCCATCAGCGCTTCATAACCATCTTTAGCCACCATGACAGGGTCCTGTACTTCGTCGGTTACCTTTGTATTTTCGGCACCCGCTTTATTGAAAAAGTCAGTATCCGTAGCATTTGGTAACAGAGCCGTAATGGTCACATTGGTCTCTTTTAACTCGTTGACCAACGACTGGGTGAAGTTATACACATACGCCTTGGTTCCGGCATAAACGGCCATCAGGGGCGTAGGCGTAATGGATAGAAGCGAAGCTAGGTTCAGGATTTTGCCCTCGTTGCGAGCCAGCATATCGTACAGAAACAACTTGGTCATCTGGGTAAGGGACAGCACGTTGAGATGAATCATGGCTTTTTCGCGTTCCCAGTCCGTATCCGTAGCAAACAGGCCATACAAACCCACACCGGCATCATTGACCAGCACATTGACCGTTATGTCCTTGGCCTTAACCTGATTGTAGACGTCCTGTGCGGCATCTTCTTCGGCCAGGTCTTTTTTGATGACGGTTATCTGTTGAGTGCCATAATTACTTTTGAACACATCTGCCAGCCGATCCAGTGTATCGTCGCTACGAGCGACCAGCACTAAATTATAGCCATCCTGAGCAAAAAGTTTGGCCAATTCCTGGCCAATTCCGCTAGAGGCACCTGTAATCAGAGCAGTTTTTCCTGTTTCTGCATTCATAACGTTTGAATGGTTAGTGAGTAACCTATTGAACTACGGACGCTTAAAGTTGTTTTGATTATTCGGTGTTAAGCGATGGCAATTAGTTATTTGCCAACCAGATTTTTGGCAAATTGTAGGGGAGAATTAGCTGCTTTTGCTGAAACTTCGTTAAGAAGAATTGTTAACGAAAGGATTATTGCAAACTACTGTGCCACAGTTAGTTCAACGATTCGTAAAAACGGATGGCTCTATAGTTTGCGATAATACTGAATGTGAAAATCCGCTGTTAAAACAAATACTACTATGAAAACGCTCACTGGACTTTTGATTATTGCTATTCTTACAGGTTGTTCATCTTACCGGATTACCCGGAATCAGGCCGATAAGGCAGCAACCTGGTCGGCTTATCGAACCTTTGCTTTTGTCGATACCAATCGCATCGACCCTTCACCCCGCGAGGCCTATCAGGCAACGGTCGAGCAGATAAAACGGACGGTAGCTACTGAGCTGGCCAATCGGGGGTATCAGCAAACAAAGGATAATCCGGATTTACTCGTAAATATTGGTGCTGTTGTGAAAGATAAAACACAGACTCGCCAAACGACAATTAATGAGGCTCCACTTTATATTGGTCAACGGCGCTATCAATGGCGAAGCCAGGAGGTGCCGGTTGGTACGTATCAGGAAGGAACGGTCAATTTACATATTGTGGATGCTCAGCGTAATGCGCTTATTTGGGATGTAGCCATATCGAGTGTGTTAAACCGACAGCAGGTAACACCGGTTCAAATTGGAGAAGCCATCAGTAAGGTTTTTTCTAAATTTCCTGGCAATCGATGATCAATAAAAAGCCCTCCACGTTACTTGGGAAGGCTTTTTATTGATCCATTCAGATTCGTTAGACCAAAGCCTCTTCTGCTTTGGACTTAGTAGTGGAAACGGCATTCGCCACGGAATCAATGACTGATTTAATAGCGTCTTTGGCCGAGCCAACAGCTTGCCCGGCTTTATACCGATAGCGAACCCGGTCGATGGCATTGCCCAGATTGACACCTTCGGCCCAGCCATTGTGATTTTTATACCGGGAGGCAATGACAATACCGGCAAGGGCGACTGCGGCAAGACCGATTCCCAGGACCAGCGTCGACGGTTTTTTATCCTGTTCGGCTTCGGCTACATCTTTCATCTGCGATCGCGCGGCCTGACTAACGACCGAATCGGGTAACACGCGAAATGTGGCAGCCTGCACTTTGGTCGAGAAGCCAGCAATTGCTTTGTCTTTGCCTTTCATAAGCGCCTGATAACCTTCTTTAGCCACATCAGCCGGGTCCATCGAGCGTGCCTGCTCCTGCGCTACAGTGTTCATGGCCCCTGCTTTATTGAAGAAGTCCGTATCGGTTGCGGGGGGCATCAATACCGTAATGGTGATGTCGGTATCATTTACTTCGTTGCGCAAAGCTTCTGAAAACGAATAGATGAATGATTTCGTAGCTCCGTATACAGCCATGAGCGGATTAGGCATAATAGAGGCAATTGAACCGAGCATCAGGATTTTGCCTTCATTGCGCGCTACCATATCTTTCAGAAACAGCTTCGTCAGGTGAACGAGCGCCGTTAGGTTGACCTGAATGACACTCAGCTCTTTCTGTAAATCTGTCTCGGTCGCGAACTTGCCATATTCACCAAAACCTGCATTATTGACCAGCGTATTAACGGTGATATTCTGGCGATTGACTTCATCGTAAATTTCCTGTGGTGCTTCAGGGTTCGACAGGTCTTTTTCAA
This window harbors:
- the clpB gene encoding ATP-dependent chaperone ClpB, which encodes MDFKNYTVKAQEVVQKASEIALGNGQQAIETGHLLQAILSEDENVIGFIAKKLDINLPNTSSALQAILTTYPKVSGGNGSVYLSNDTAAALAKASNYTKEFGDEFVSVELMLLGLMGGKDQIATLLKDAGFSEKQTKAAINELRKGNSVKNQNAEATYQSLERYSVNLNERARMGKIDPVIGRDEEIRRVLQILSRRTKNNPILLGEPGVGKTAIVEGLAQRIVSGDVPENLKSKTLVSLDMGLLIAGAKYKGEFEERLKSVIKEVTDSDGQIILFIDEIHTLIGAGAGGEGAMDAANLLKPALSRGELHTIGATTLKEYQKYIEKDKALERRFQAVMVDEPDMPDAISILRGIKEKYELHHGVRIKDDAVIAAVELSTRYITDRFLPDKAIDLMDEAAAKLRLEMDSVPEELDELNRRIMQLEIEREAIRRENDREKETLLNKQIEDLSEQRNSLKAKWETEKASVNESRTLKEQLDKLRLEAEQAERAGDYGKVAEIRYGRIPEIETKLNALTKEGTDNGSSDRMMQEEVTAEDIAEVVAKWTGIPVSKMLQSDREKLLSLEKELGKRVAGQAEAIEVVADAVRRSRAGMQDPKRPIGSFIFLGTTGVGKTEVARTLAEYLFNDENAMIRIDMSEYQERHAVSRLIGAPPGYVGYDEGGQLTEAVRRKPYSVVLLDEIEKAHPDVWNILLQVLDEGRLTDNKGRVANFKNTIIIMTSNIGSHLIQEKFAEDEGWNHTLVLEEAKSAVMDLLRQTIRPEFLNRIDEIVMFEPLTKQNIRKIVDIQFNVIRKRLAENGVQLDATDEALNKLAEEGFDPQFGARPLKRVLQRRVLNELSKAILSGEVKKESVVLMELNHDGEIAFTNLDAEIEL
- a CDS encoding TspO/MBR family protein, with the translated sequence MKNSSFWRIATAAFAVGSILYTTLSSSKSRQQSRERQQDNPDGSEYEYDVPVEYQDVFEKNMIVPAGWAFGVVWSTIYSGLGALLVHQALPSQEYNPRYTKALPWWLSSWTLNALFGRFFSQNDPQSIVISDLITKFNLPAALALHHSLEIGKTDVPVPEKYLRIPVSLYAGWLTAATVVGTPNTLLTIGGWKPDEERDEPVAAGILSATAGAGYFIARRLNDPWYMVPFVAGFGGIATRQWNKQPVVGWAAACLAAAYVGLLAYWLPKGKFHDYDRIVVHDAEAEVVAEQIETSEPHQAEIVRERMKPIEAESLD
- a CDS encoding SDR family NAD(P)-dependent oxidoreductase, with protein sequence MNAETGKTALITGASSGIGQELAKLFAQDGYNLVLVARSDDTLDRLADVFKSNYGTQQITVIKKDLAEEDAAQDVYNQVKAKDITVNVLVNDAGVGLYGLFATDTDWEREKAMIHLNVLSLTQMTKLFLYDMLARNEGKILNLASLLSITPTPLMAVYAGTKAYVYNFTQSLVNELKETNVTITALLPNATDTDFFNKAGAENTKVTDEVQDPVMVAKDGYEALMAGKAKVVPGGLKNKSYEVLAYVAPQEALASLMHGKMSQKPQPEPENQDDKSSALTWGIGFGIAVLAGIALAVAYNNTSAVDKARYRYKAKSAGNALSDALSSVSDSLSSVLDSVVDVYQTARSKAEQLVPREEEVEEEVAA
- a CDS encoding DUF4136 domain-containing protein, whose protein sequence is MKTLTGLLIIAILTGCSSYRITRNQADKAATWSAYRTFAFVDTNRIDPSPREAYQATVEQIKRTVATELANRGYQQTKDNPDLLVNIGAVVKDKTQTRQTTINEAPLYIGQRRYQWRSQEVPVGTYQEGTVNLHIVDAQRNALIWDVAISSVLNRQQVTPVQIGEAISKVFSKFPGNR
- a CDS encoding SDR family NAD(P)-dependent oxidoreductase, which codes for MTTETGKTALITGASSGIGRELATLFARDGYNLVLVARSEDKLQDLADKFRQQFGTTSITVIEKDLSNPEAPQEIYDEVNRQNITVNTLVNNAGFGEYGKFATETDLQKELSVIQVNLTALVHLTKLFLKDMVARNEGKILMLGSIASIMPNPLMAVYGATKSFIYSFSEALRNEVNDTDITITVLMPPATDTDFFNKAGAMNTVAQEQARSMDPADVAKEGYQALMKGKDKAIAGFSTKVQAATFRVLPDSVVSQAARSQMKDVAEAEQDKKPSTLVLGIGLAAVALAGIVIASRYKNHNGWAEGVNLGNAIDRVRYRYKAGQAVGSAKDAIKSVIDSVANAVSTTKSKAEEALV